Proteins encoded together in one Sulfitobacter pontiacus window:
- the ptsP gene encoding phosphoenolpyruvate--protein phosphotransferase yields the protein MADGIETESRKLLGRLRDAMASDDAGQARLDKITHLIASSMGCEVCSIYLFRDEDTLELCATEGLKADAVHETRMKMGEGLVGRVAKRKRIINTPNAPQAPGFRFMPETGEELYSSFLGIPVQRLGEMLGVLVVQSKAAREFSADEVYALEVVAMVLAEMTELGAFVGEGAAMSARHSQAVLIRGTVAQEGVAEGHVWLHEPRVVVSKLVADDPASETARLNEAVDDLRVSVDQMMAMAGGDKDQQQVLEAYRMFANSKGWLRRMEEDIGRGLSAEAAVEKEQSLARARMGQAADAYLRERLSDLDDLSNRLLRILTGQGSNTGAEMPTDPILVARNIGPAELLEYGRSLRGIVLEGGSVGSHAAIVARALAIPLIVHASRVTNDALNGDRIMVDGEQGVVHLRPEETVASAFRDKIAMQAEAQERYASIRDKPAITKCGTRVGLHMNAGLMADLPSLDGSGAEGVGLFRTELQFLVRSQMPKRSELSALYSRVLDAASGKRVVFRTLDIGSDKVLPYMKPNDEPNPALGWRAIRVGLDKPGMMRMQLQALIRAANGRPLSVMFPFVAQFEEYRAARAEMDKTLAREARLGHVLPSQIEVGAMLETPSLAFAPTKFFEEVEFLSIGGNDLKQFFFAADRENELVRRRYDTLNVSFLTFLENIVDRCRETGTPLSFCGEDAGRPIEALCFAAIGITTLSMRPASIGPVKSMLHRSDLGEIREVIHAARDRGDQSVRPAVMEYLRSQTNEVRRLP from the coding sequence ATGGCTGATGGGATAGAGACAGAAAGCCGCAAGCTGTTGGGTCGCCTACGCGATGCCATGGCCAGTGATGATGCAGGGCAGGCGCGGCTGGACAAGATCACGCATCTGATCGCGTCCTCTATGGGTTGCGAGGTCTGTTCTATCTACCTGTTCCGCGATGAAGACACGCTGGAACTTTGCGCGACCGAAGGGCTGAAGGCCGATGCGGTCCACGAGACGCGCATGAAGATGGGCGAGGGGCTGGTCGGGCGCGTCGCCAAACGCAAGCGCATTATCAACACGCCAAATGCCCCGCAGGCCCCCGGTTTCCGCTTTATGCCGGAAACGGGCGAAGAGCTGTATTCAAGCTTTCTGGGCATACCGGTGCAGCGCTTAGGCGAGATGCTGGGCGTTCTGGTCGTACAATCCAAAGCTGCGCGGGAATTCTCGGCTGACGAGGTCTATGCGCTGGAAGTGGTCGCCATGGTGCTGGCCGAAATGACCGAGCTAGGGGCCTTTGTCGGCGAGGGTGCCGCGATGTCGGCGCGGCACAGTCAGGCGGTTCTGATCCGCGGCACCGTGGCGCAAGAGGGCGTTGCCGAAGGCCACGTCTGGCTGCACGAGCCGCGCGTCGTCGTGTCAAAGCTTGTGGCCGACGATCCTGCCAGCGAAACCGCGCGTCTGAACGAGGCGGTCGATGATTTGCGCGTCAGCGTGGATCAGATGATGGCGATGGCGGGGGGAGACAAGGACCAGCAACAGGTGCTTGAAGCCTATCGGATGTTCGCCAACTCCAAAGGCTGGTTGCGCCGGATGGAGGAAGACATCGGCCGTGGCCTGTCTGCCGAAGCGGCTGTCGAGAAAGAGCAATCTCTGGCGCGCGCCCGTATGGGGCAGGCCGCCGACGCCTATCTGCGCGAACGTCTGTCCGATCTGGATGACCTCAGCAATCGCTTGCTGCGCATTCTGACAGGGCAGGGGTCGAACACGGGGGCCGAGATGCCCACCGACCCTATTCTGGTGGCGCGCAACATCGGACCGGCTGAGCTGTTGGAATACGGCCGCTCCCTGCGCGGTATCGTGCTGGAGGGCGGGTCGGTTGGCAGCCATGCCGCGATTGTCGCGCGGGCGCTGGCGATCCCGCTGATCGTCCACGCCAGCCGCGTGACCAATGATGCGCTGAACGGCGACCGGATCATGGTGGATGGCGAACAGGGCGTGGTGCATCTGCGCCCCGAGGAAACCGTTGCTTCTGCCTTCCGCGACAAAATCGCGATGCAGGCCGAGGCGCAGGAACGCTATGCGTCGATCCGCGACAAACCGGCGATCACCAAATGCGGCACGCGGGTCGGGCTGCATATGAATGCGGGTCTCATGGCGGATCTTCCCTCGCTTGACGGGTCAGGGGCCGAAGGGGTGGGGCTGTTCCGCACGGAGCTTCAATTCCTTGTGCGCAGCCAGATGCCGAAACGGTCGGAGCTGTCCGCGCTGTATAGCCGTGTGTTGGATGCCGCGTCGGGTAAACGTGTGGTGTTCCGGACGTTGGATATCGGGTCGGACAAGGTGCTGCCCTATATGAAGCCCAACGACGAACCGAACCCCGCTTTGGGCTGGCGTGCGATCCGTGTCGGGCTGGACAAGCCGGGCATGATGCGGATGCAGTTGCAGGCGTTGATCCGTGCGGCGAACGGGCGCCCCCTGTCGGTGATGTTCCCCTTTGTCGCGCAGTTCGAAGAATACCGCGCCGCCCGTGCCGAGATGGATAAGACGCTCGCCCGCGAGGCGCGCTTGGGCCATGTGCTGCCGTCGCAAATCGAAGTTGGCGCGATGCTCGAGACCCCATCGCTGGCCTTTGCCCCGACGAAGTTCTTCGAAGAGGTCGAATTCCTGTCGATCGGGGGCAACGATCTTAAGCAGTTCTTCTTTGCCGCCGACCGCGAGAACGAGCTGGTGCGCCGCCGCTATGACACGTTGAACGTCAGCTTCCTGACCTTCCTAGAGAACATCGTAGACCGTTGCCGCGAAACCGGTACGCCACTGTCATTCTGTGGCGAGGATGCGGGCCGCCCCATAGAGGCGCTGTGCTTTGCTGCCATCGGGATCACAACGCTGTCCATGCGTCCCGCGTCCATCGGGCCGGTCAAAAGCATGTTGCACCGCTCTGATCTGGGGGAAATCCGCGAGGTGATCCATGCCGCACGTGATCGCGGGGATCAATCGGTACGTCCCGCGGTGATGGAGTATCTGCGCAGCCAGACCAACGAAGTCCGCCGCTTGCCCTGA
- a CDS encoding DUF1178 family protein, whose product MIKFSLKCDQDHQFESWFKSAAAFDALAQAGHLTCALCGSTKVTKGMMAPRVTTGERRENRGEGGQKPDAAVPVLSKPQSALEEALKALRKEVETSSEYVGDDFVREARAIHIGDAPDRSIYGEARLDEAVALIEEGIPLTPLPFRAKRTTS is encoded by the coding sequence ATGATCAAGTTTTCGCTGAAATGTGATCAAGACCACCAGTTTGAAAGCTGGTTCAAATCTGCCGCCGCCTTTGATGCGCTGGCGCAGGCGGGGCATCTGACCTGTGCGCTGTGTGGGTCGACCAAGGTGACCAAGGGCATGATGGCCCCCCGTGTCACAACCGGTGAGCGCCGCGAGAACCGCGGTGAGGGTGGTCAAAAGCCGGACGCCGCAGTACCGGTGCTATCGAAGCCTCAAAGCGCGTTGGAAGAGGCGCTGAAGGCGCTGCGCAAAGAGGTCGAAACCTCCTCGGAATATGTGGGCGATGATTTCGTGCGTGAAGCCCGTGCCATCCACATCGGGGATGCGCCCGACCGGTCAATCTATGGCGAGGCGCGTCTGGACGAAGCCGTCGCCCTGATCGAAGAGGGTATCCCGCTGACGCCGCTGCCGTTTCGGGCCAAACGCACCACGTCATAG
- a CDS encoding aspartate kinase, with the protein MPVLVMKFGGTSVATLDRIRRAAKRVGVEVAKGYDVIVIVSAMSGKTNELVGWVNETSPLYDAREYDAVVSSGENVTAGLMALTLQEMDVPARSWQGWQVPVKTTSAHSSARIEEIPPANIMAKFDEGMRVAVVAGFQGVSPEGRITTLGRGGSDTTAVAFAAAFDAERCDIYTDVDGVYTTDPRVSAKARKLDKIAFEEMLELASLGAKVLQTRSVELAMRYKVKLRVLSSFEEQSDEAGTLVCAEEEIMESNVVSGIAFSRDEAKMTLVSVADRPGIAAAIFTALSDGGVNVDMIVQNISEEGRTDMTWSCPVDQIKRAEVAIDAAKKSGELNFDDLIADTDVAKVSVVGIGMRSHTGVAAKMFQVLSNEGVNIKVITTSEIKISVLIDRKYMELAVQALHDAFELDKPA; encoded by the coding sequence ATGCCTGTTCTGGTGATGAAGTTTGGTGGCACGTCGGTGGCCACCTTGGACCGTATCCGCCGCGCGGCCAAACGCGTGGGCGTCGAAGTGGCCAAGGGCTATGACGTGATCGTCATCGTTTCCGCCATGTCGGGAAAGACGAACGAGCTGGTCGGCTGGGTGAACGAAACCTCTCCGCTATATGACGCGCGCGAATATGACGCTGTCGTCTCCTCGGGCGAGAATGTCACCGCGGGCCTGATGGCGCTGACCTTGCAGGAAATGGACGTACCGGCGCGCAGTTGGCAAGGCTGGCAAGTGCCGGTCAAGACGACCTCCGCGCATTCCTCGGCCCGGATCGAGGAAATTCCGCCTGCAAACATCATGGCGAAATTCGACGAAGGCATGCGCGTCGCGGTTGTCGCGGGCTTTCAGGGCGTTTCCCCCGAGGGCCGGATCACCACGCTGGGGCGTGGCGGGTCGGACACCACCGCCGTTGCGTTTGCCGCTGCCTTTGATGCAGAGCGTTGCGATATCTACACCGATGTGGACGGGGTCTATACCACCGACCCGCGGGTGAGCGCCAAGGCGCGCAAGCTCGACAAGATCGCCTTTGAAGAAATGCTGGAACTGGCGTCGCTGGGGGCCAAGGTGCTGCAAACCCGGTCGGTCGAACTGGCCATGCGGTACAAGGTCAAGCTGCGCGTGCTGAGCAGTTTTGAGGAACAATCAGACGAGGCTGGAACGCTGGTCTGCGCCGAGGAGGAAATTATGGAAAGCAATGTAGTATCCGGTATCGCGTTTTCGCGTGACGAAGCAAAGATGACGCTGGTTTCGGTCGCGGATCGCCCCGGCATTGCCGCCGCGATCTTCACCGCACTCAGCGATGGTGGCGTGAACGTCGATATGATCGTTCAGAACATCTCGGAAGAGGGGCGCACCGATATGACGTGGTCCTGCCCCGTCGATCAGATCAAACGCGCGGAAGTCGCGATTGATGCCGCGAAAAAATCGGGCGAGCTGAATTTCGACGATCTGATCGCGGATACCGATGTGGCGAAAGTGTCGGTCGTGGGGATCGGCATGCGCAGCCACACCGGCGTTGCGGCGAAGATGTTTCAGGTGTTGTCGAACGAGGGTGTGAACATCAAGGTCATCACCACCTCCGAGATCAAAATCTCTGTTCTGATCGACCGCAAATACATGGAGCTGGCCGTTCAGGCGCTGCATGACGCGTTCGAGCTGGACAAACCCGCCTAA